From the Thermococcus sp. M39 genome, one window contains:
- a CDS encoding DNA topoisomerase IV subunit A, with amino-acid sequence MLKREKPKERFGYDPQKVLRKLEELGKEILEEVKQGKNPYFDIPTRGLNNVYFDEVKRVIRMGDKLSRRYFLNVAHARKFMQTLLIAAYVKRLVSEGKHASLREAYYANKHTIPGTKENTFEDQSESDPVIEDLERMLGVLREEMHLTADRRGYVYGDITIRDGEDEFNTSKLGMGGWAVPGTVEHIQFVDINVDYALVVETAAMADRLIEEKFPKRERALIIATQGQASRGVRRLIHRLHYEEGLPIIVFTDGDPYGWYIYSTIKQGSINLAYLSEKLATPEAKFVGMTMDDIKKYGLENVTEKLKGIPPNKKGGPTGDYKRIIEEMNYPWFKNKEWQRQLKLALEWGVRIEQQALANKSLEFVAKKYLPEKIANEELLP; translated from the coding sequence ATGCTGAAGCGTGAAAAGCCAAAGGAGCGTTTTGGCTACGACCCACAGAAAGTTCTCCGCAAATTGGAAGAGCTTGGAAAAGAAATCCTCGAGGAAGTTAAACAGGGGAAGAACCCCTACTTCGACATACCGACCAGAGGATTGAACAACGTTTACTTTGATGAGGTCAAGAGAGTCATTAGGATGGGAGATAAGCTCTCAAGGAGATACTTCCTCAACGTTGCTCACGCTAGAAAGTTCATGCAGACCTTGCTCATAGCAGCTTACGTGAAAAGATTGGTGAGCGAAGGAAAGCACGCGAGCTTGAGAGAAGCCTACTATGCCAACAAGCACACAATTCCGGGAACTAAGGAGAACACATTTGAAGACCAGAGCGAGAGCGACCCAGTTATTGAAGACTTGGAGAGAATGCTTGGCGTCTTAAGAGAAGAGATGCACTTAACTGCTGACAGAAGAGGTTACGTTTACGGAGACATAACAATCAGAGATGGCGAAGACGAGTTCAACACTTCAAAGCTCGGTATGGGTGGCTGGGCTGTTCCAGGAACAGTTGAGCACATCCAGTTCGTTGATATCAACGTTGATTACGCATTGGTTGTAGAGACAGCAGCTATGGCTGACCGTCTAATTGAAGAAAAGTTCCCTAAGAGGGAAAGGGCTCTAATCATTGCAACTCAAGGACAGGCTTCAAGAGGTGTGAGAAGATTAATCCACCGTCTGCACTATGAAGAGGGCTTGCCAATAATAGTCTTCACCGATGGAGATCCATACGGTTGGTACATCTACTCAACAATAAAGCAGGGTTCAATTAACCTCGCTTACCTCAGCGAGAAGCTTGCAACGCCTGAAGCAAAGTTCGTCGGAATGACTATGGATGACATTAAGAAATATGGCCTAGAAAACGTTACAGAAAAGCTCAAGGGAATTCCGCCAAATAAGAAGGGCGGTCCAACTGGAGATTATAAGAGAATCATCGAGGAAATGAACTATCCGTGGTTCAAGAACAAGGAGTGGCAGAGGCAATTAAAGCTGGCTTTAGAGTGGGGCGTCAGAATTGAGCAGCAGGCTTTAGCAAATAAGAGTTTGGAGTTCGTTGCTAAGAAGTATCTGCCTGAAAAAATTGCAAACGAGGAGTTGTTGCCATGA
- the thiM gene encoding hydroxyethylthiazole kinase, which produces MEWIAKALEKVRKRKPLVQNITNFVVMNTTANALLALGASPVMAHAKDELEDMLRIADSLVVNIGTLDEHWISSMEKAVKVASEMKKPIILDPVGAGATKLRTETALKLLEIGSITILRGNFGEIASLLGEHGKTRGVDSAAYEKDKAKELAFIAAKEFNTVVAVTGPVDYVSDGREVYAIYNGHEMLRRVTGTGCMVTAITGAFAAVEEPLRAAVSALVVFGIAAEKAYEEAKYPGSFHVKLYDWLYRIDGELINERAKVRKVEP; this is translated from the coding sequence ATGGAGTGGATAGCTAAAGCTTTGGAAAAAGTTAGAAAAAGAAAACCGCTCGTTCAGAACATTACAAACTTTGTAGTAATGAACACAACCGCTAACGCCCTCTTAGCTCTTGGAGCTTCGCCTGTAATGGCTCATGCCAAAGATGAGCTTGAGGATATGCTGAGAATAGCGGACTCCCTTGTGGTTAATATTGGAACCCTCGATGAACACTGGATTTCCTCAATGGAAAAAGCTGTTAAAGTTGCCAGCGAGATGAAAAAGCCCATAATTCTCGACCCAGTTGGGGCTGGAGCTACTAAGCTAAGAACCGAAACAGCTCTAAAACTCCTTGAAATAGGCAGTATAACAATTCTTCGCGGCAATTTTGGTGAAATAGCATCTTTGCTTGGTGAACATGGTAAAACAAGGGGTGTTGATTCAGCAGCATATGAAAAGGACAAAGCTAAAGAGCTAGCTTTCATTGCAGCAAAGGAGTTCAATACTGTTGTAGCCGTTACTGGTCCCGTTGATTATGTGAGTGATGGTAGAGAAGTTTATGCTATATATAATGGCCATGAAATGTTAAGAAGAGTCACGGGGACGGGATGTATGGTCACTGCAATAACTGGTGCCTTTGCAGCTGTTGAAGAACCTCTGAGAGCTGCTGTATCCGCACTGGTAGTCTTTGGAATCGCGGCTGAGAAGGCCTATGAGGAAGCCAAATATCCGGGGAGTTTCCATGTAAAGCTCTATGACTGGCTCTACAGAATCGATGGAGAGTTAATAAATGAACGGGCAAAGGTGAGGAAAGTTGAACCTTAG
- the eif1A gene encoding translation initiation factor eIF-1A, producing the protein MAKPKRDNRKVEGDEVIRVPLPEGNQLFGVVEQALGAGWMDVRCEDGKIRRCRIPGRLKRRMWIKVGDLVIVQPWPVQTDKRGDIVYRYTKTQVDWLIRKGKISQEFLTGGLVL; encoded by the coding sequence ATGGCTAAGCCAAAAAGGGATAATAGGAAAGTTGAAGGTGACGAAGTTATTAGAGTCCCACTCCCAGAAGGGAACCAACTCTTTGGAGTTGTTGAGCAGGCTTTAGGAGCTGGGTGGATGGACGTTAGATGTGAAGACGGAAAGATCAGAAGATGCAGGATTCCAGGAAGGCTCAAGAGGAGAATGTGGATTAAGGTCGGCGACTTAGTGATAGTTCAGCCTTGGCCCGTCCAAACAGACAAGAGAGGCGACATTGTGTATAGATACACAAAAACTCAAGTTGACTGGCTTATAAGAAAAGGAAAGATAAGCCAAGAGTTCTTAACTGGCGGATTAGTGCTGTGA
- a CDS encoding bifunctional hydroxymethylpyrimidine kinase/phosphomethylpyrimidine kinase produces the protein MDARKYVKTALTIAGSDSGGGAGIEADLKTFSAFGVHGLVAITSVTAQNTQEVRAIYDVSPEVVAKQIEAVADDIGVDAAKTGMLSNAEIIKAVAKTVKKYEFPLVVDPVMIAKSGAPLLREDAMDALIKYIIPLATLVTPNKPEAEKLSGIKIETLEDAKKAAKIIVEELGAKAAIVKGGHLNLSEAVDVLYHAGKFREYSAPFVEGCTHGTGCSFSAAITANLAKGKGLEEAIKVAKEFITMGIFYGARIGKGHCPVNQNVWVEIPAEKWRVYESLTKAVRELERIGDRILPHVPEVGMNFVYALPRLYARTPKDVAGVKGRIVRFGNTVKAVGSVEFGASSHLARAVLKFMELYPETRSALNLRYSENLIKRAQKNGFKVSFYDRREEPEEIKAKEGATIPWGIETAIKRLSERPDIIYHLGDWGKEAMVLIFGESPEDVLRKLKIIL, from the coding sequence GTGGATGCTAGAAAGTATGTAAAAACCGCTCTAACGATAGCAGGGAGCGATAGTGGGGGAGGCGCTGGCATTGAGGCAGATTTAAAAACTTTTTCAGCCTTTGGAGTTCATGGCTTAGTGGCAATAACCTCAGTCACAGCTCAAAACACTCAAGAGGTTAGAGCGATTTATGATGTATCTCCAGAGGTTGTGGCAAAGCAGATTGAGGCAGTTGCAGATGATATTGGGGTTGATGCAGCTAAGACAGGAATGCTGAGCAACGCTGAAATAATAAAGGCTGTCGCAAAGACTGTGAAGAAGTATGAATTCCCACTTGTAGTTGATCCAGTGATGATCGCTAAGAGTGGAGCTCCTCTTTTGAGAGAAGATGCAATGGATGCTCTTATCAAATATATAATCCCTCTAGCTACACTTGTAACGCCAAATAAGCCAGAAGCTGAAAAGCTGAGCGGTATTAAAATTGAAACTCTCGAGGATGCAAAAAAGGCGGCAAAGATTATTGTTGAAGAGCTTGGAGCGAAAGCGGCAATAGTGAAAGGGGGACATCTAAACCTCAGTGAAGCTGTTGATGTGCTTTATCATGCTGGAAAATTTAGGGAATACAGTGCTCCTTTTGTTGAAGGCTGTACCCATGGAACCGGTTGCTCATTCTCAGCAGCGATAACTGCAAACTTAGCAAAAGGGAAAGGCTTAGAGGAAGCAATTAAGGTTGCAAAAGAGTTCATAACAATGGGCATCTTTTATGGTGCAAGAATTGGGAAAGGACACTGCCCAGTTAATCAAAATGTTTGGGTTGAAATTCCAGCGGAGAAATGGCGGGTTTATGAAAGCCTAACAAAAGCTGTAAGGGAGCTCGAGAGAATTGGAGACAGAATTTTACCCCATGTACCAGAAGTTGGCATGAACTTTGTTTATGCATTACCAAGGCTTTATGCAAGAACTCCTAAAGATGTGGCTGGAGTTAAGGGGCGTATTGTAAGATTTGGAAATACAGTAAAAGCAGTGGGCAGTGTAGAATTCGGAGCATCAAGCCATCTAGCAAGAGCCGTTCTAAAGTTCATGGAGCTCTATCCAGAGACTAGAAGTGCCCTTAATTTGAGATACAGCGAGAACCTAATTAAGAGAGCTCAAAAAAATGGGTTCAAAGTTTCATTCTATGACAGAAGAGAAGAACCAGAAGAAATAAAAGCTAAAGAAGGCGCAACAATTCCTTGGGGCATTGAAACAGCAATAAAAAGACTAAGTGAAAGACCAGACATAATATATCATCTTGGTGATTGGGGAAAGGAAGCAATGGTGCTGATATTTGGGGAATCTCCAGAGGATGTGCTGAGAAAACTCAAAATCATTCTATGA
- a CDS encoding KH domain-containing protein — MGEEFDKLLKKYEYVDKEGEKKSEFEESVYYEAFGEQEEFVRIPKERIGVLIGKKGSTKRKIEEITKTRIEVDSETGEVFISSTEKTDDPLAVWKARDVVMAIGRGFSPERAFRLFNDGEVLEIINLSDIIIGNEKNALPRIRGRIIGRKGRTREIIEEMSGADISVYGKTVAIIGNPIQVEIAKTAIEKLAKGSPHGTVYKYLERRKKDLELEGGVYYGKG; from the coding sequence ATGGGGGAGGAGTTTGATAAGCTGCTCAAAAAGTATGAGTATGTAGACAAGGAAGGCGAGAAGAAGAGTGAATTTGAGGAGAGCGTATATTATGAGGCCTTTGGTGAGCAAGAAGAGTTTGTGAGAATTCCAAAGGAGAGAATTGGAGTTCTCATCGGAAAGAAAGGCTCAACCAAAAGAAAGATCGAGGAAATTACAAAGACCAGAATAGAGGTGGACAGCGAAACTGGTGAGGTATTTATAAGTTCAACTGAAAAAACAGACGACCCATTAGCAGTTTGGAAAGCGAGGGATGTTGTAATGGCTATTGGCAGAGGATTTTCTCCAGAGAGAGCTTTCCGCTTGTTCAACGACGGTGAAGTTCTTGAAATAATTAACTTGAGCGATATAATCATTGGAAACGAAAAGAATGCCTTGCCGAGAATTAGGGGTAGAATAATCGGTAGAAAAGGAAGAACAAGAGAGATTATTGAGGAAATGAGTGGTGCTGATATTAGTGTTTACGGTAAAACAGTCGCTATCATCGGGAACCCTATTCAAGTTGAAATTGCCAAGACTGCTATAGAAAAGCTGGCGAAGGGTTCCCCACATGGAACGGTGTATAAGTATCTCGAAAGGAGAAAGAAGGATTTAGAGCTTGAAGGAGGCGTTTATTATGGCAAAGGCTAA
- the thiE gene encoding thiamine phosphate synthase, with protein MNLRKRLRLYVITDRRLRDEIETVNAALEGGATAIQMRIKNAPTGEMIKVGRELRKITKEYDALFFVDDRLDVALAVNADGVQLGPEDMPVSIARELAPNLIIGASVYSLKEALKAEREGADYLGAGSVFPTKTKKDARVLGLEGLKKVVKSVKIPVVAIGGINHENVRKVLEIGVDGIAVISAIVGAPDVKKATEEMRKIIDEYLGGE; from the coding sequence TTGAACCTTAGGAAAAGGCTTAGGCTTTATGTCATCACTGATAGAAGGCTTAGAGATGAGATAGAAACTGTGAATGCGGCACTGGAGGGGGGAGCAACTGCAATACAGATGAGGATTAAAAATGCACCAACTGGGGAGATGATAAAAGTTGGAAGAGAACTCAGAAAGATAACAAAAGAATACGACGCACTGTTTTTTGTTGATGACAGGCTTGATGTGGCTCTGGCGGTTAATGCAGATGGAGTTCAGCTCGGTCCAGAGGACATGCCAGTCTCTATAGCTAGAGAGCTTGCTCCAAACTTAATTATAGGAGCTTCGGTATACAGTTTGAAAGAAGCTCTGAAGGCAGAAAGAGAGGGGGCAGACTATCTCGGCGCTGGCTCAGTCTTTCCAACAAAAACAAAGAAAGATGCCAGAGTTCTGGGTTTAGAGGGATTAAAAAAAGTAGTTAAATCAGTAAAAATTCCAGTTGTCGCGATAGGTGGAATAAACCACGAAAATGTTAGAAAAGTGCTGGAGATTGGTGTTGATGGGATAGCAGTTATTTCTGCTATAGTAGGAGCTCCAGATGTGAAAAAGGCAACTGAAGAAATGAGAAAGATAATTGATGAATATCTGGGAGGTGAGTAG
- the ftsY gene encoding signal recognition particle-docking protein FtsY — MFRKLKEKLSSFVNKVAQTEIKEKDVEEALWDLELELLEADVALEVVEELKEKIKQQLVGQKVKIGTDKRKLVEDAVRKAVLEVLTPERKINLLEMIKSKKEKPFVIVFVGFNGSGKTTTIAKLAHWLKKHGLSVVIAASDTFRAGAIEQVEEHARRVGVKIIKHRYGADPAAVAYDAIQHAKARGIDVVLVDTAGRNELNRNLMDEMKKIVRVTKPDLVIFVGDALAGNAIIEQARQFNEAVRIDGVILTKLDADARGGAALSISHAIGAPILFVGIGQGYGDLKEFDEKWMIEKIFGE, encoded by the coding sequence ATGTTTAGAAAGCTCAAAGAAAAGTTAAGCTCATTCGTCAACAAAGTTGCTCAGACCGAGATAAAGGAAAAAGATGTTGAAGAAGCTTTATGGGATTTGGAGCTGGAACTTCTTGAAGCAGATGTTGCTTTAGAAGTCGTTGAGGAGCTGAAGGAGAAAATCAAGCAGCAGCTGGTTGGGCAGAAAGTCAAGATTGGAACTGATAAAAGAAAGCTCGTTGAGGACGCTGTAAGAAAAGCCGTTCTTGAAGTTCTCACACCCGAGAGGAAAATCAACCTTCTTGAGATGATAAAATCAAAGAAAGAGAAGCCCTTTGTCATAGTTTTTGTCGGCTTTAACGGCTCTGGAAAGACGACAACGATAGCTAAGCTTGCTCATTGGCTCAAGAAACATGGCTTAAGTGTAGTGATAGCGGCAAGTGATACATTTAGAGCTGGGGCAATTGAGCAGGTAGAGGAGCACGCAAGGAGAGTTGGCGTTAAGATAATCAAGCACCGCTATGGCGCTGATCCAGCGGCTGTGGCATATGATGCAATCCAGCACGCAAAAGCAAGGGGCATCGACGTTGTTTTGGTCGACACAGCTGGGAGAAATGAGCTGAACCGAAACCTCATGGATGAGATGAAAAAGATTGTTAGAGTTACAAAGCCTGATTTAGTTATTTTCGTTGGAGACGCTCTAGCTGGAAATGCTATAATTGAGCAAGCGAGGCAATTCAATGAGGCAGTAAGAATAGACGGAGTCATTTTAACAAAGCTCGATGCTGATGCAAGAGGTGGTGCAGCTTTAAGCATAAGTCACGCAATTGGAGCACCAATACTCTTTGTGGGCATTGGACAAGGCTATGGTGACCTAAAAGAGTTCGATGAAAAGTGGATGATTGAGAAAATCTTTGGGGAGTGA
- the top6B gene encoding DNA topoisomerase VI subunit B, whose translation MAKAKELFKEFKIQSVSEFFRRNAAMLGYTGKIRSLTTVVHEAVTNSLDACEEAGILPYVRVEIEELGREHYKIIVEDNGPGIPEKFITHVFGKMLAGTKAHRNIQSRGQQGIGISGAVMFAQITSGKATRVITSTGGDEIIEAWVKIDVEKNEGKIVKKIKHKNTTGWRGTRIELEVKNVKYVRSKQGVFWYLKLTAIANPHAHIELIEPDGKLIVFPRSSEEIPKPPVEMKPHPKGVMTDDVYRMAKKTRKNTVKRFLISEFSRISDKKIDELIKYIAAIRLINSEEDKKIKDELFERLAKGEVDLILRRYGRRAKKVIKEVQNLMEKPPEKLSWHEAEEIVEAFKYMKFLAPPTHGLRPIGEENIVKGLTGILKPEFVTAVTRPPKVYRGGIPFQVEVGLAYGGELESSFNLLRYANRVPLLFDAGACVTTMAARSVDWKRYKVEDLDRAPLTLLINVISVHVPYTSTGKQSIANEDEIYEEIRLAIMEAARRLQTYLSGKHRRLYQVKRKKTLQKYVPEIARALSILTGEPEEKIKEYFISLIEKKFESVEEALEQSVEVEADAEA comes from the coding sequence ATGGCAAAGGCTAAAGAACTCTTTAAAGAATTTAAAATTCAGAGTGTCAGCGAATTCTTTAGAAGAAACGCCGCAATGTTAGGTTATACTGGAAAGATTCGTTCTTTAACCACAGTTGTCCACGAGGCAGTCACGAATTCCTTGGATGCATGTGAAGAAGCAGGAATTTTGCCTTATGTGAGGGTTGAAATAGAGGAGCTTGGAAGGGAGCATTACAAAATAATCGTCGAGGACAACGGACCAGGAATTCCAGAGAAGTTCATAACCCACGTTTTTGGAAAGATGCTCGCTGGAACCAAAGCCCATAGAAACATTCAAAGCAGAGGTCAGCAGGGTATTGGTATCAGCGGTGCAGTCATGTTTGCCCAGATTACAAGCGGAAAGGCAACACGCGTAATAACTTCAACGGGTGGCGATGAGATAATCGAGGCTTGGGTTAAGATTGATGTTGAAAAGAATGAGGGTAAAATTGTCAAGAAGATTAAGCATAAGAATACAACTGGCTGGAGAGGTACGAGGATAGAGCTGGAGGTTAAGAACGTTAAGTATGTCCGCTCAAAGCAAGGCGTCTTCTGGTATCTCAAGCTCACAGCTATAGCTAATCCTCACGCTCACATTGAATTGATTGAACCAGATGGAAAGCTCATTGTTTTCCCACGCTCAAGTGAAGAAATTCCAAAGCCTCCAGTTGAGATGAAGCCGCATCCAAAGGGAGTCATGACAGATGACGTCTACAGAATGGCAAAGAAGACGAGGAAGAACACAGTGAAGAGATTTTTGATTTCTGAGTTCTCAAGAATCAGTGACAAGAAGATAGATGAGCTCATCAAATACATAGCTGCAATTAGGCTTATCAACAGCGAAGAGGACAAGAAAATAAAAGACGAGCTTTTTGAAAGGTTGGCTAAGGGAGAAGTGGATTTAATTCTGAGACGCTATGGAAGAAGGGCGAAGAAGGTCATCAAAGAGGTTCAAAACCTCATGGAAAAACCGCCAGAGAAGCTCAGCTGGCATGAAGCTGAGGAGATAGTTGAAGCATTCAAATACATGAAGTTCTTGGCACCTCCAACTCACGGCTTGAGGCCAATTGGGGAGGAAAACATCGTTAAGGGTCTCACTGGAATCCTCAAGCCAGAATTTGTAACCGCAGTTACAAGGCCGCCTAAAGTTTACAGAGGTGGAATCCCCTTCCAAGTTGAGGTTGGTTTAGCATATGGTGGTGAGCTTGAGAGCTCATTTAATCTGCTCAGATATGCTAACAGAGTTCCCTTATTATTCGATGCAGGTGCATGTGTAACAACAATGGCTGCCCGCAGTGTGGACTGGAAGCGCTACAAGGTTGAGGACTTAGACAGAGCACCTCTGACACTTTTGATTAATGTCATCAGCGTCCACGTTCCTTACACCTCAACAGGAAAGCAGAGCATAGCCAATGAAGACGAGATTTATGAGGAGATAAGATTAGCCATAATGGAGGCTGCAAGGAGACTGCAAACTTATCTGAGCGGTAAGCATAGGAGATTGTATCAAGTCAAAAGGAAGAAAACACTCCAAAAATATGTTCCGGAAATAGCGAGAGCTTTGAGCATCCTAACAGGCGAGCCTGAGGAGAAGATTAAGGAATACTTCATCAGCTTGATTGAGAAGAAGTTTGAAAGTGTTGAGGAAGCATTAGAACAATCAGTGGAGGTTGAAGCAGATGCTGAAGCGTGA
- a CDS encoding serine protein kinase RIO: protein MERLDREIAEILGLDERREKDSELFKVFSEVFDKTTVETLSYFHRRGKIEQLLGVISTGKEANVFMGVDGKGNKIAVKIYRTYTTEFRRIWEYLAADPRVGYLPKDIRKLVFVWTRREFKNLQRAMKYAVRAPEPIAFRNNILIMEFIGDENPAPRLKDVEKVLEKKDFEELYEFSMSAIERLWKRGDMVHGDLSEYNILIWEKPVIIDWSQATVKRNRMSLTLLYRDLRNIINYFGKKGVAVDDLEEKFKELTGD, encoded by the coding sequence ATGGAGAGGTTAGATAGAGAGATTGCAGAGATTTTGGGCTTAGATGAGCGTAGGGAAAAAGACAGTGAACTGTTCAAAGTCTTCAGTGAAGTCTTTGACAAAACGACTGTTGAGACTTTAAGCTACTTCCACAGAAGGGGTAAAATAGAGCAACTTTTAGGGGTAATCTCAACAGGTAAAGAAGCAAATGTCTTTATGGGAGTGGACGGCAAAGGCAATAAAATAGCCGTCAAAATTTACCGCACCTATACAACGGAATTCAGAAGAATCTGGGAGTATTTAGCGGCTGACCCAAGAGTCGGGTACCTCCCAAAGGATATAAGGAAGCTCGTCTTTGTGTGGACAAGGAGGGAATTCAAAAATCTGCAGAGAGCTATGAAGTATGCAGTTAGAGCCCCAGAACCGATTGCCTTCCGCAACAACATCTTGATAATGGAGTTCATTGGGGATGAAAATCCAGCACCTCGTTTAAAGGATGTGGAAAAGGTATTAGAAAAAAAGGACTTTGAGGAGCTTTATGAGTTTTCGATGAGTGCAATAGAGAGGCTCTGGAAGAGGGGAGATATGGTTCACGGTGATTTAAGCGAGTATAACATCCTAATTTGGGAAAAGCCCGTGATAATTGACTGGTCTCAGGCAACTGTGAAGAGGAATAGAATGTCTCTAACGCTGCTTTACCGTGATTTGAGGAATATCATCAATTACTTCGGTAAGAAAGGGGTTGCTGTTGATGACCTTGAGGAGAAGTTCAAAGAGCTGACGGGTGATTGA
- the cytX gene encoding putative hydroxymethylpyrimidine transporter CytX: protein MESGYDIKPVSERTFTFLTLFAIWFGAGISIAEFWAGALLTPALSLGAAIVIIIIGHLIGNTVMGLIAIEGEETGVPTMVLSRAALGIKGSILPSILNYLQLIGWTAIMLIVGANAMNAVSKHFGLENYALWVVLLGLLVTTWTYIGPKNWDKLEKAAAALLLVLSIWLTYVTLKQFPLSELLSKPGTGEMGTMLALDLVIAMPLSWAPLIADYSRFAKDRSSAFWGTYIGYFISSSLFYFVGALTNMAIGESDPIGIIVAYGVVIPAMLIIVFSTVTTTFLDVYSAAITYKNISPRADAKKQILLVGTLGTLLALVFPVDQYESFLLLIGGAFVSLTAIMITDYFLVKKKYNAEELLDEKGKFAGYNVKALAIWAVGFVFYMLLAVEGLFNIYIPVLSEVGFKLGSSIPTFILVSILYYLVER from the coding sequence ATGGAGTCTGGCTATGACATAAAGCCCGTCTCAGAGAGAACCTTCACGTTTCTAACACTCTTTGCAATCTGGTTCGGCGCCGGAATAAGCATTGCAGAATTCTGGGCTGGAGCATTATTAACCCCAGCCCTCTCGTTAGGAGCGGCAATAGTCATAATTATCATCGGACACTTAATTGGCAACACAGTTATGGGATTAATAGCGATTGAAGGTGAAGAGACGGGAGTTCCAACCATGGTGCTCTCAAGAGCTGCTCTGGGAATAAAAGGCTCAATTCTGCCCTCAATTCTAAACTACCTCCAGCTCATAGGCTGGACGGCAATAATGCTGATCGTCGGTGCAAATGCAATGAACGCTGTCTCAAAACACTTTGGTCTTGAAAACTATGCTCTTTGGGTAGTTCTTCTCGGTCTATTGGTAACTACATGGACTTACATTGGACCAAAGAACTGGGATAAGCTGGAAAAAGCGGCAGCAGCTTTACTCCTTGTGTTGAGCATCTGGTTAACTTATGTAACGCTGAAGCAGTTCCCACTCAGCGAGCTCTTATCAAAGCCCGGAACGGGAGAAATGGGAACAATGCTAGCTCTTGACTTAGTTATTGCAATGCCTCTTTCATGGGCGCCCCTTATAGCGGATTATTCAAGATTCGCTAAGGATAGAAGTTCGGCATTCTGGGGAACATACATAGGTTATTTTATTTCGTCATCGTTGTTTTACTTTGTTGGAGCGCTGACAAATATGGCAATAGGAGAGAGCGACCCAATTGGAATAATAGTAGCATATGGAGTCGTAATCCCCGCAATGCTGATAATAGTATTCTCTACGGTGACCACAACTTTCCTCGATGTTTATTCAGCAGCAATAACTTACAAAAACATCTCACCAAGAGCAGATGCAAAAAAGCAAATTCTACTCGTGGGAACATTGGGAACTTTGCTGGCTTTGGTATTCCCAGTTGATCAGTATGAGAGCTTTCTCCTGCTAATTGGAGGAGCATTTGTGTCTCTAACTGCAATAATGATAACTGACTATTTCCTCGTCAAGAAAAAATACAACGCTGAGGAGCTCTTGGATGAAAAAGGGAAATTCGCTGGGTACAATGTGAAAGCCCTAGCAATTTGGGCAGTTGGATTTGTGTTCTACATGCTGCTTGCGGTTGAAGGGCTGTTTAACATCTACATTCCAGTTTTGAGTGAGGTTGGCTTTAAGCTCGGCTCAAGCATTCCAACCTTCATTTTGGTGAGCATTCTCTACTACCTAGTGGAGAGGTGA